One Mustelus asterias unplaced genomic scaffold, sMusAst1.hap1.1 HAP1_SCAFFOLD_1273, whole genome shotgun sequence DNA window includes the following coding sequences:
- the LOC144488073 gene encoding cardiotrophin-2-like, which translates to MDHTLVVLWVVSSLFLGVPEAAPVETRRLLGEICDNARALQSKTQALLETYLSNQGIPFNGSDFSAEHLQLVDLPKASIPYLAWRNLSDTQRLLGNYRAYSIFQEYFQLVQDDQQELNPDRPALLHLLGDVRHDLAHLLEQLSAALEAYGLTRPQPAEDPLSSLDTQTSSFQKRVRGFLVCRQYRMWLFRTQRSFSLMRSRSS; encoded by the exons ATGGACCACACACTGG tggtTCTTTGGGTTGTGAGTTCCCTGTTCCTCGGGGTCCCGGAGGCAGCCCCAGTGGAGACCAGGAGGCTCCTTGGGGAGATCTGTGACAATGCCCGTGCTCTCCAGAGTAAGACGCAGGCCCTGCTGGAGACATAT CTTTCCAACCAAGGGATTCCATTCAACGGGAGCGATTTCTCCGCTGAGCATCTGCAGTTGGTGGACCTGCCTAAGGCCTCGATCCCCTACCTAGCCTGGAGGAACCTGAGCGACACGCAGAGGCTGCTGGGAAACTACCGGGCCTACTCGATCTTCCAGGAATACTTCCAGTTGGTACAGGACGACCAGCAGGAGTTGAACCCCGACAGGCCTGCCCTTCTCCACCTCCTGGGCGATGTCCGCCACGACCTTGCCCACCTTCTGGAACAGCTCTCCGCGGCCCTTGAGGCCTATGGCCTGACTAGGCCGCAGCCTGCCGAAGATCCTCTCAGTTCCCTGGACACCCAGACCAGCTCCTTCCAGAAGAGGGTGAGGGGTTTCCTGGTCTGTCGGCAGTACCGGATGTGGCTCTTTCGCACCCAACGCTCTTTCTCGCTCATGAGGAGCCGGTCCTCGTAA